One stretch of Paramormyrops kingsleyae isolate MSU_618 chromosome 4, PKINGS_0.4, whole genome shotgun sequence DNA includes these proteins:
- the pter gene encoding N-acetyltaurine hydrolase produces the protein MSALSGKVQTVLGLLDPSQLGRTMTHEHLTMTFECSYCPPGPGQEHLVKIPIEMKNMFWLNQNPYSHNENLLLNLELEAVKEELVAYRQAGGGAIVENTTTGISRDVRVLQKLAKETGVHIIAGAGYYVDVTHSDETRKMTVEKLTDVIVSEVLRGADGTDICCGVIGEIGTSWPITDSEKKVLQAAAHAQTQLGCPVIIHPGRNSKAPEAVVQILQEAGGDISKTVMSHLDRTILDYGELLEFAKMGSYLEYDLFGTIMLNYPFNLQVDMPSDCQRIQSLAFLVAEGYEDRILVAHDVHTKNRLAKYGGHGYSHILNNIVPKMLTRGFTQNQVDKILIDNPKQWLTFK, from the exons ATGTCGGCCTTAAGTGGCAAAGTGCAGACGGTGCTGGGCCTCTTGGACCCAAGTCAACTGGGCCGAACCATGACCCACGAGCACCTGACCATGACCTTTGAGTGCTCCTACTGCCCACCGGGACCAGGCCAAGAGCATCTGGTGAAGATTCCCATAGAGATGAAGAACATGTTCTGGTTGAATCAGAACCCTTACAGCCACAATGAGAACCTGCTGTTAAATCTGGAGCTGGAGGCCGTGAAAGAGGAGCTTGTGGCCTACCGGCAGGCGGGTGGGGGTGCGATTGTGGAGAACACCACCACCGGCATCAGCCGTGACGTCAGGGTACTGCAGAAGCTTGCTAAGGAGACCGGCGTTCATATCATTGCTGGTGCTGGATATTATGTGGATGTCACCCATTCTGATGAGACAAGGAAAATGACTGTGGAAAAG CTCACGGATGTCATTGTCAGCGAGGTTCTTCGTGGCGCAGACGGTACGGATATCTGCTGTGGTGTGATTGGGGAGATCGGCACGTCCTGGCCTATTACTGATAGCGAGAAGAAGGTCCTGCAGGCCGCAGCCCACGCCCAGACTCAGCTGGGCTGTCCCGTCATCATCCATCCAGGACGCAACTCAAAGGCACCTGAGGCTGTGGTACAAATCCTGCAGGAAGCTGGTGGGGACATCAGCAAAACGGTCATGTCCCACCTGGACAG GACAATACTTGATTATGGGGAGCTCCTGGAATTTGCCAAGATGGGGAGCTATTTGGAGTATGATCTGTTTGGAACCATAATGCTGAATTACCCCTTTAACCTTCAAGTGGACATGCCGAGTGATTGCCAGAGAATCCAAAG CCTGGCCTTTCTTGTGGCAGAAGGCTATGAGGATAGAATCCTGGTTGCTCATGACGTCCACACTAAGAATCGACTCGCCAAGTACGGTGGCCATGGTTACTCCCATATTCTCAACAACATCGTGCCCAAGATGCTAACAAGAGGCTTTACGCAGAACCAGGTGGACAAGATTCTGATTGATAACCCCAAGCAATGGCTGACTTTTAAATGA
- the LOC111859610 gene encoding complement C1q-like protein 3, protein MVLVLVVLIPVLVNSAGTSARYEMLGTCRMVCDPYGTKSPTTATADTVRDNSLIQSLPTFIQGPKGEPGRSGKVGPRGPPGEPGKPGPPGPPGEKGQPGRPGLPGPPGINGPTGAISAATYNTVPKIAFYAGLKKQHEGYEVLKFDDVVTNLGNHYDPTTGKFTCSIPGIYFFVYHVLMRGGDGTSMWADLCKNSQVRASAIAQDADQNYDYASNSVVLHLEPGDEIYIKLDGGKAHGGNNNKYSTFSGFIIYAD, encoded by the exons ATGGTTTTGGTGCTGGTGGTGCTGATCCCAGTCTTGGTCAACTCTGCAGGAACTTCTGCGCGTTATGAGATGCTGGGTACCTGCCGGATGGTGTGCGATCCGTACGGAACGAAATCCCCGACCACCGCCACAGCAGATACAGTGCGGGATAATAGCCTCATCCAGTCTTTACCTACGTTCATTCAGGGTCCTAAAGGGGAACCGGGAAGGTCGGGGAAAGTTGGTCCCAGGGGTCCACCCGGTGAGCCGGGGAAGCCCGGTCCTCCAGGACCGCCTGGAGAGAAAGGACAACCCGGGCGCCCGGGATTACCGGGGCCGCCGGGAATCAATGGTCCCACGGGGGCGATCAGCGCAGCCACATATAACACTGTCCCCAAGATCGCTTTTTACGCGGGTCTGAAGAAGCAGCACGAAGGTTACGAGGTGCTGAAATTTGACGACGTTGTTACCAACCTGGGCAATCATTACGACCCCACCACAGGGAAGTTCACCTGCTCCATTCCTGGGATTTACTTCTTCGTTTATCATGTTTTGATGCGCGGTGGAGACGGAACAAGCATGTGGGCAGACCTGTGCAAGAACAGCCAG GTGCGGGCAAGTGCCATTGCACAGGATGCTGACCAGAATTACGACTATGCTAGCAACAGTGTGGTCCTTCACCTGGAGCCTGGAGATGAGATATACATCAAACTGGATGGGGGCAAAGCACATGGAGGGAACAACAACAAGTACAGCACTTTTTCGGGGTTTATCATCTATGCTGATTAG